The sequence AATACCAGATCCGCCATACAATCCGCTGATTCCGATTCCTTTTACATTTTTCGAATCAACATTTGCTTTTAACACCACATTACGAATGGTTTTTTTTACTGCTTCTGACCAGACATCTGGCCATTGTTCTGCCCATAACGCTTTTGGAGTCAATACATCGTATTCAATTAAATCTTGTGCCAGCAAATTCCCTTTTGTATCCATCAAAATACTTTTAGTTCCTGAAGTACCGATATCTGTTCCTATTAAATAATTCATTGTTATCCTCCTTTAAATAGCTGTAAATGCTCCATCAATGACAAAGTCAGATCCTGTTGTGAATGGACTAGTATCGCCGGCTAAATAAACAGCAATCGCTTGTAATTCTTCCGGGCGTCCAATTCTTCCTAATGGAGACATGCTTTCCCATTGTTGGATAAGCGGTTTCAGTTCTGGAGAATTCAATGTTAATTCAGTGCCCATATAACCTGGACTGATTGTATTTACGCGTACACCAGATTTTGCCCATTCAATCGCTAAGGATTTACTCATTTGAATAACTGCTGCTTTTGAAGCATTATAAGAAACTTGCGGTTGCGGATAGTTGACGATGTGAGCGGACATCGAGGCTGTATTAATAATAGACCCTCCGCCTTGCTTAAGCATGACTTTACCGGCTGCTTGTGAAGTAAGAAATACACCTGTTAAATTAATATCGATTACTTTTTGCCACTGAGCTAGGGTCATTTCTGCTGCAGGGATGTTTAAACAAATGCCCGCATTATTGAAAGCGATATCGATTTTTCCGAAATGTTTGACAATCGTTTCGACCATTTTTTGTACTTCGTCTTCCTTTGTAACATCTGTTTTCACAGCCAGTGTTTTTACAGCCGTTAATTCAGAAATTTCTGATGCTGTCTTTTCAGCTTCTTTAATGTCAACATCCACTATTGCTACGTCAGCTCCTGCTTCAGCTAAAGCTATCGCAATGCTTTTTCCGATTCCTCGAGCTCCTCCTGTAACATAAGCTTTTTTCCCGTCTAATCTCATTTTCTCAATAATTCCCATCATTATCTCCTCTTTCATAAAATAGTTTTGTTAAATCGTTTTATAAAACTGATTTAACTATATAACGCTTACATTTATTTGTCAATCGTTTCAGCTGCATTGCTTTTTTTCAACGTAAGTGATATCTTCAACTTAACTAATTAAACCAACGACTTTTATAAAACGGAGTGATAAAATGACCACTTTCCCAATGAGCGCTATCAAAAAAAATAATTACTCAAAAATTTTCCATTTAATTTATCAAATGGAGCAATTGAACGAAAAACTGTCCAAACAAGAAATCGCTTTACAAACAAATTTGAGTTTGCCTACAGTGACACAGAATTTAAAAAAACTATTAGATAAAACGCTTATTATAGAAGATGGCAAATTCTCTTCAAAAGGAGGAAGGAAAGCTGTCGCTTATTCCCTCAATCGATTCGCTAAAATTGCTTTAGGCATCGAGATCTTCAGAGACTCGATTACAATCGTTGCCATTGATTTATTAGGGACAGCCTTTGCAAAAGAAAAAAGAACGATTGCTTATCAAAACGACCCAGACTATTACCAAAGAATCGCAACCATTACTTCAGAATTCATAAAAAAAGAAGAGTTAAATGAAAAAAATATTTTGGGAATGGGTTTCGGCATTCAAGGGCTTGTCTCTGCTGAAGGAACCGACATTATCTATGGCACAATTTTGCAAAACACTGGCTTATCTATTGATGTCATTTCTCACTATTTTGAATTTCCATGTCGTTTCGTACACGATGCCGAGAGTGTCGCTTTAGCTGAACAATGGAAAGATAGCTCCTTAAAAGATGCATTGATTCTTTCTATTGGTGAACACCTTGGCGGAGCCTTAATTATTGATGGGCAGCTCTACAACGGTGCAAATAGAAGAAGTGGAACGATTGAACACACTGTTATCGATCCTAAAGGTCCTATGTGTTATTGTGGAAAAAAAGGCTGTGTAGAAGTTTTTTGTTCGCTGCACACTTTAACGGTAATGAGCAATCAACAACTAGACTCTTTTATGTCCTTACTAAGATCTGGGGATATTCAAGCAATAAAACAATGGTCAACTTATTTAAATTCACTTGCTATCGCTTTAAACAACTTTCATATGTTTCTGGACAATAAAATTATCCTTGGCGGAGAGATCCTTCACTACTTTACAGAAGAGGATCTAGTTGATTTACGTCATTTAGTTCAAGAGAAAAATGCATTTCCTGAATCAGAAAATCTTATTTTTATTGGAAAACTCAAAAACGAAGCTGTTGCTACAGGCGCTGCTCTTACGTTTGTCCGCCCCTTCTTAGACACATTTTGATTCATGATGTGTCTAACTGGGCTGTAAAATAAGTGAAATGTCTAAGCTTTTTCTATGAGCAAAAAAATAAGAAGGAAGCGTTTTTATTTTTTTACTCAATATACGATTCTCTTCTACACTAAAGAGTCTGAACATGTTAATATCATTCTAAGACTACTTTTAGGGGGAGCTTAAAGATGACAGAAAAAACGCTTGTATTGTTGAAACCGGATGCGGTGGAACGAAATCTGATTGGAAATATTTTAACCGAATACGAAAGAAATGATTTGAAAGTCACTGATATGAAGTTACTGCAAGCTTCTTCAGAAATGGCAGAAGAACATTATGTAGAACATAAAGGCCAACCTTTCTTTAACAGATTGGTTTCTTATCTTACAAGAAGCCCATTGGTTGCCCTTGTTTTAGAAGGAGAAGATGTGGTTAACCGGGTTCGAACGTTGAATGGAACAACAGACCCTGAAGAATCTGGGGATAATACGATTCGAGCCCTTTACGGTCTTAGTTTATCCGAAAACACAGTACATGCTTCTGATTCGCCAGAAAGTGCTGCAAGAGAACGTTCTATTTGGTTCGCTTAAAAAGCTACTCTCAATAAAAAAAGATTCGCCAAATTTTTAGCTTTGGCGAATCTTTTTTTTCGTCTATCTCGGTATCGTTTTATTTAATAAAGTTGAATAGAACCGCCGTCGACCATCAATGTTTGACCGGTCATAAAACTGCTCATATCACTAGCTAAGAAAACAGCTGCTTGTCCGATATCTTTTTGCGGATCGCCCAAACGTTTAAGAGGAATTCGGTCAATCATCGCTTCAAATTCAGCTGGGAACTTCTCTTTCCAATCTTTTACACCTTCAGTTTCTGCAATGGGAGAAATGATATTCACTCGAATGCCTTCTGGTGCCCACTCATTTGCAACTACACGAGACAAACCACGTATGGCTTCTTTACTTGCTGCGTATGAAGCTTGTGTTTCCATTCCCTTCATAGCTGAACCTGATCCAAAGTTGATCACCGCGCCTTTTGTTGCTTTTAAATCTTCATAACAAGCACGCATTAGAAATAACGTGGCTAAAAAGCCAGTTTTAAAAGATAATTCAAACATCTCGTTTGTAGTCTCCATAAAAGCAGCTTGTCGAGATGCATGCGCATTATTAATCAAAACATCGATTTTGCCGAATTTCTTAATAACAGCCGCTCTTATTTCTTTTGCATTTTCTTCTAATGAGATATCTTTTTTTAAAAATAATGCCTGAACGCCCACGCCTTCTAATTCTTTGACAAGTTCTGCACCTTTTTCTTCATTCAAATCGATAATCGCAATATTGGCGCCTTCTGCAGCTAACGCTCTTGATATACCCGCTCCAATACCGCCAGCACCGCCTGTAATAATGGCGACCTTATTCTCTAGTAACATGTAAACTTCCACCCTTCTATTCATGAAAAACTCCATAATTAGTTTAGCGCTAAACTATTGATAAGTAAACTAAAAAGAATTAAACTTAACCTACTATATTAAACAGATGGAGGAAATGGATGATGCATCAAAATTTGGAATTGCTCTACTCAGTCAATCAGTATACACAAACGGTCATGAACCAATGGTCAGCTTCTTTTCCTCACCGAATTAGTATTTCTGCATTGTTAGTCTTAGGTGAATTAAAAACAAAAGGACCGCTAAAACAAGTTACACTGGCTAACTTTTTAAAAGTAACGCCTGGTGCAATGACTAATATAGCTACCATGATCGTAAAAGAAAATTATGCACAACGTATTTATGACGATAAAGACCGTCGCATTACACGATTAGCGATTACTGAACAGGGCTTAGAATTATTAAAAGAAGCTCGTGCTACCGAAGCAAAAATCAATACCAACCTGTTGAACGTTCTTTCGTCAAAAGAAAAAGAAACTTTTTTAAGCCTTTTTCATAAAATCAGTGAGCAGTAAATAGTTCCTATTACCAAAAGCTTTTTTACAACTTTCCATAGAATAGTATATTGTTTAAAAGGAGATGCTTATGAAAATCGGATATGCATGCTTAACACTTGGCGTATACAACACAAACTTTAGAACATGTACACTTAAGACCGCGACGAAAGAAAATCTGTTGAACATTACAGAACACAACTTAGAAACATTAGATAGAATTATAGATTACAACATAAAAATGGGCATTACGCTTTTTAGAATCAGTTCAGATATCATTCCGTTCGGATCAAGCCCTGTCAATAGCCTTCCTTGGGATGAAATCTTTAAAGAAAAATTTCGTTTAATCGGCGAAAAATTAAAGCTGGAAAATATCAGAGTATCTATGCACCCTGGACAATACACTGTTTTAAACTCCCCCAATGAAGACGTTGTGAAAAGAGCTGTAGAAGACTTAAACTATCATAATCGATTTTTAAATGCACTTGGGACAGGCAAATCCAGTAAAATTATTTTGCACATTGGAGGCGTATACGGCGATAAAAAAGCAGCTATTGTAAGATTTGGAAAAAACTATCAGCTGTTGAGCCAAGGAGTCAAAAATAGACTCGTCATTGAAAATGATGATAAATCTTACAATATAGGCGATGTATTACAAATTGGCACAGCTAACCGTATTCCTGTAGTGTATGATAATCTTCATAATGAGCTCCTTCCATTTGATAGATCTAAAGATGATCATTATTTTATATCCTTAGTAAATAACACTTGGAAAGCCGATGACGGGGTCCAAAAGATCCACTACTCCCAAGGGGCTCATTTAAAAAGAGCGGGCAGCCATTCTAAAACAATCAATTTAGAAGTGTTTAATGAGTTTTTGAACGCTATTCCTGACGTCGACATCATGCTTGAAGTAAAAGATAAAAACCTTTCTGCCGTTAAAGTTAATAATCTGATTGACGGTAATAAAAAGATAAGCAATTTAGAAAAAGAATGGGCTAGATATAAATACAATATACTCGAACACGATCCAAATCGTTATCAAGAGATCAGGAGCCTTTTAAAAGGTAAAGAAGGCTATCCTGTGATAGAATTTTATGCGCTTATCGATCAAGCTCTTACTATAGAACCCAGCCAAGGAACACAGATAAACGCTGCTTCTCATGTATGGGGCTATTTTAAAGATGAAGCCACAGAAAACGAAAAGAAAAAGTATGCTTCCTATATCGGATCATTTAAAAAAGGAACCTATTCAATAAAGGCTATAAAAAGCCTCTTATTAAAAATGGCAGCAAAATATGAGAATACGTATTTATTGAACAGTTATTATTTTCATTTTTGAAAGGTTATTAGTAAATAAACCGAAATCATTCCAAATAAAAACCCTGTAAGTATTGTTTCCAATACTTACAGGATTTTTTTGTTATTCCCACTCTAATCAATTCGTTAAGGTTAAAAGACAATCGAGTACTACTTTTGAACAGTTTGAAAAAGTTGAAGGTCATAGTAAGGGTCTCAGAACTAGTCTGTTTTATTCAACAGCATAAATAACATTTGTGTTCATATAGTTTGTTTGAAATGATTTAACAAGATGCTGCCACAGTATTCTAGGTCACACACCAAGGGTTACGTTTCATCAACTAATCTATTCTGAATCTTAAATGCGCTGTTAATAGTAATCTGATTGTTTAACAAGAGCATTGAAAACTAGTTTTTGATTGTCTTCGCTTTTCAAAAAGTCTTCCACTGTATTTTCAAAAAAATCAAGAAGTTCAGATTTTCCTTTTAACTCGTCTACTACCCAAGGTTGCAACAGGTAAGGGAATTTAGCAGTATTTAGATCAGATATCATATATTGATTAGTTGCTTTCCCGATAATCATTTCGCTTTCTATTTTTCTTACAGCACCATCATTTAAAGGTAATAAGTTTGTGTAATTTTCATTTTCAAATAAACTTAGTACAATGCAAATTTCATAAGGACTTAACTTTCTTAAACGCTTTTCAGCATTTTTGTAGAACAGTTTCAATTTTCTTTTTTTTGATATGAAGTTAAATATTTGGATAAATAAAGTAACTATCAAAATAGAAAAAGATACAATAAAAATTAATCCAATTATGAAACCGTATTTGTTAATGAAAGGTGTTAGATAAAGTGCCTTTAAAAACTTTGCTGGTAATAAAAGCATTAATCCGCTTGCTAAAGCAAGAGCAGACATTATTTTTACAGGCAAGTTGAGTATATCCGTTATGTTTAAATCAAATTTCAATTATATTTCCCCCCATAATATTTAGACTAGTTTAATTTTGGATGTTAATAGTATTTATTGAGTTTTTAATTTAGTATTGATATCGTGTTAAGTAATTAAAAGGTAAATCATCATCGTTTATATCAATTTGTCCAATAGATTCCTGAGTTTTTACTACTCGAAATTCAAAAGCACTATTTATAGTTTCGCTATCTGGATATCTTATGAGATTACCATGTTCATCAAATATATCTTGTGATATTTTTAAATATTGTTTAGATGTTTGTAGAGTTCTTTGATATTCATCTGAGAAAGGATCATCATCTCCGGTAAAACCGAGAGATTCAATGAAACGTATCATTCCTATTTTATTATGAATTAAGACTCTAAAATCAGATATTGAAAGAGTGTCCATTAATTTTTGAGTTATCTCATGAGTAACAAAGAGTGTACTACTTAGCATAGCCAATACTTCTTTGTTTGTTGAAGACATTGAATCAATCATACCATGCATCTTATCAGAAACAGTATTTAAATCATATAAAGTTTTTGACTCAGTGAGAGTCATTTCTCTCTGCAATAAATTTTGAAATAACCCAGCGAACTGCGAACGTAAAGAATTAATGATATCATTAACGCTTTCAAAATCAGTAATTGGAAAATTTTTCACAGTACTTTTTAAATTAGCAATAAAATCATGAACTCTGACATCGTCAACTACTGCTGGGACGAAGTGAGTATTATCTTTATTTTTTAAATACACCCTATTTTC is a genomic window of Carnobacterium sp. CP1 containing:
- a CDS encoding superinfection exclusion B family protein; translation: MKFDLNITDILNLPVKIMSALALASGLMLLLPAKFLKALYLTPFINKYGFIIGLIFIVSFSILIVTLFIQIFNFISKKRKLKLFYKNAEKRLRKLSPYEICIVLSLFENENYTNLLPLNDGAVRKIESEMIIGKATNQYMISDLNTAKFPYLLQPWVVDELKGKSELLDFFENTVEDFLKSEDNQKLVFNALVKQSDYY
- the uvsE gene encoding UV DNA damage repair endonuclease UvsE is translated as MKIGYACLTLGVYNTNFRTCTLKTATKENLLNITEHNLETLDRIIDYNIKMGITLFRISSDIIPFGSSPVNSLPWDEIFKEKFRLIGEKLKLENIRVSMHPGQYTVLNSPNEDVVKRAVEDLNYHNRFLNALGTGKSSKIILHIGGVYGDKKAAIVRFGKNYQLLSQGVKNRLVIENDDKSYNIGDVLQIGTANRIPVVYDNLHNELLPFDRSKDDHYFISLVNNTWKADDGVQKIHYSQGAHLKRAGSHSKTINLEVFNEFLNAIPDVDIMLEVKDKNLSAVKVNNLIDGNKKISNLEKEWARYKYNILEHDPNRYQEIRSLLKGKEGYPVIEFYALIDQALTIEPSQGTQINAASHVWGYFKDEATENEKKKYASYIGSFKKGTYSIKAIKSLLLKMAAKYENTYLLNSYYFHF
- the ndk gene encoding nucleoside-diphosphate kinase; protein product: MTEKTLVLLKPDAVERNLIGNILTEYERNDLKVTDMKLLQASSEMAEEHYVEHKGQPFFNRLVSYLTRSPLVALVLEGEDVVNRVRTLNGTTDPEESGDNTIRALYGLSLSENTVHASDSPESAARERSIWFA
- a CDS encoding MarR family winged helix-turn-helix transcriptional regulator encodes the protein MMHQNLELLYSVNQYTQTVMNQWSASFPHRISISALLVLGELKTKGPLKQVTLANFLKVTPGAMTNIATMIVKENYAQRIYDDKDRRITRLAITEQGLELLKEARATEAKINTNLLNVLSSKEKETFLSLFHKISEQ
- a CDS encoding SDR family NAD(P)-dependent oxidoreductase, with the protein product MLLENKVAIITGGAGGIGAGISRALAAEGANIAIIDLNEEKGAELVKELEGVGVQALFLKKDISLEENAKEIRAAVIKKFGKIDVLINNAHASRQAAFMETTNEMFELSFKTGFLATLFLMRACYEDLKATKGAVINFGSGSAMKGMETQASYAASKEAIRGLSRVVANEWAPEGIRVNIISPIAETEGVKDWKEKFPAEFEAMIDRIPLKRLGDPQKDIGQAAVFLASDMSSFMTGQTLMVDGGSIQLY
- a CDS encoding ROK family transcriptional regulator; this encodes MTTFPMSAIKKNNYSKIFHLIYQMEQLNEKLSKQEIALQTNLSLPTVTQNLKKLLDKTLIIEDGKFSSKGGRKAVAYSLNRFAKIALGIEIFRDSITIVAIDLLGTAFAKEKRTIAYQNDPDYYQRIATITSEFIKKEELNEKNILGMGFGIQGLVSAEGTDIIYGTILQNTGLSIDVISHYFEFPCRFVHDAESVALAEQWKDSSLKDALILSIGEHLGGALIIDGQLYNGANRRSGTIEHTVIDPKGPMCYCGKKGCVEVFCSLHTLTVMSNQQLDSFMSLLRSGDIQAIKQWSTYLNSLAIALNNFHMFLDNKIILGGEILHYFTEEDLVDLRHLVQEKNAFPESENLIFIGKLKNEAVATGAALTFVRPFLDTF
- a CDS encoding SDR family oxidoreductase, producing MMGIIEKMRLDGKKAYVTGGARGIGKSIAIALAEAGADVAIVDVDIKEAEKTASEISELTAVKTLAVKTDVTKEDEVQKMVETIVKHFGKIDIAFNNAGICLNIPAAEMTLAQWQKVIDINLTGVFLTSQAAGKVMLKQGGGSIINTASMSAHIVNYPQPQVSYNASKAAVIQMSKSLAIEWAKSGVRVNTISPGYMGTELTLNSPELKPLIQQWESMSPLGRIGRPEELQAIAVYLAGDTSPFTTGSDFVIDGAFTAI